The DNA sequence TGCAGCGTGTTCGGCTTTAACTGCGGACGGGGGGGACCGCCCTGCAACCGCCGCAGTTCATCCTCTAAGCGTTGAATATGCGCTTGCTGCTCGCCAATCACCTGCAACAGACTCCGCACGACCGGGGTCTGGTCGCTTTCAGCGATCTCGGGTAGCGTTAGGGTGAAGGAGCGGTTTTGCATAGTGATTAGTGTAGCTTATTCAACAGCTATGTCATAGAACTACCTGCAACTAATGAGTATTTACCGCAAGGGTTGTACGAATAGAAATAAATTGGCGGTGCCTTCGCGTTTGTATTCACAGTCATAGCGCGCCGGTTGACCCGGGCGGGCGGGTTGAGGACAGCGGGTTTCGCTGGTCAATTGCACCGGACTTTCATCGAAGCACACTTGGGGGTATTGAGGATCATCGGGTTCGGCGTACAGGTCCAACACATCCTCCATATGCCAAACATAATCGGGACTGACACTGGGAATACACCATTCTTGACGTTGCCAGGGTTTGAGGTCGTTTTTTTAAGGATGCGCCGCACACTCTCACGGGAAATGGCTTCGATGGGCCGGAGTTCCATGAAGCGGTCCGCTAACAATTGGAGAGTCCACTGACAACGGCCAGCGGGCGGGGTACTACAGGCCAAGGCGACCAGAAAGGCGGCCTGTTTGCCGGTCAAGGCCGGGGGCAAACCGACTCGTGGCCGCTCGCTTAACGCCGCCAGCAACCCTTCGTCGACAAACCGTTGACGGGTACGATGAACGGTCGAAATCCCAAGTGAAGGCTTTGGGCAATGGCCTCATCCGTCGCCCCTTCCGCAGCCTGCAGCAACACATGGGCACGGGCAACCTTGCGCGCCGCTGCCTTGCTTTTATGAATGACCTTCAGCAGGTCTTCCCGCTCCTCTTCAGTTAGATCAACCAGATACTTGTGGGCCATGGTGATTCCTCCTGTTGATCTCAACCATAGGGCACCCACCGCTACCTGTCAAAACTTCTGTGTCAGCCCACTAGTGGAACGTATCCTGGCCACGCGGCCCCATCCTCAGCAGGGCTACCGCTCGTGCTTGGGCATCTTGCGTCTGGGCAAAGCCTATGGCGCCGACCGCTGGAGGCCGCCTGTCAGCGCGCGTTAGCCATTGGGGACTGAGTTACAAGAGCATCGAGTCGATTCTCAAGCATGGCCTGGGACCAGCAACGCCTCCCGGATGCGGGGACTTCGCCACCGCCCATCCCTTCGACCGCGACCCACGCGAACGTGCGCGGCGCACGCTATTACCAATAACCCAGGAGCCTCCGCCATGCTGAAACAACCCCTTCTCGATCAACTGCACACCTTGAAACTCAGCGGCATGCGTCAGGCCTTGCACGAGCAACTCCAGATGCCCGATAGCGATCAGCTCAGCTTTACGGATCGCTTGAGTCTCCTGGTTGATCGCGAACTGACCGAACGCGCGAATCGTCGCCTCCAGTACCGCTTACAGCAAGCCCGTTTGCCCCAGCAAGCCTGCCGGGAAGACCTGGATTACCAACATCCCCGGGGCCTGGATAAAACCCTCATCCAGCATCTGCTCGGTGAACGCTGGCTTGTGGAGCATCTCAACTGCCTGATTACCGGCCCACCGGCGTGGGGAAAACATGGATTGCTTGTGCCTTGGCTCAGCATGCGTGTCGTCTGGGCTATACCGCGCGCTATGTCCGTTTGCCCCGCTTGCTCCCTGAACTGGCGTTGGCCCGCGCCGATGGCCGCTATCCCAAGCTGCTACGCGAGTACGCTAAAGCACACGTGTTGGTCATCGATGACTGGGGCTTAACACCGCTCACCAGCGAGGGCCGCCGTGATCTTCTGGAAATCCTCGATGACCGGCATCACCGTCAATCCACCCTCGTGACCAGCCAGTTGCCCGTGGCAAGCTGGCACGCCTATCTGGACGAACCCACTCTGGCTGATGCCCTCCTCGATCGGCTCGTCCATAACGCCTACACCCTCAACCTGACCGGAGAATCCTTACGAAAACGTAAAACCCCCTTGACGAACTCCATCACGGAACAGTAAACACTCATCCACTGCGTCGCTGCGCTCCGACCGAGTGAAATACGCTGCCGCCTTCGACTGAACTCGCCGGCCGTCATCCCGTGAAATGGATGGCCGGCATCAGTGAAATACGCATCCAGCATCTCCGGTATCATTCGGTTTCCGTAATTCGGCCAAGGCCGGCAATCCACCACGGTTGATCCGCCACCCTTCAACTTTGGCGTAGAACGCCTCGGTATCCAGAAAATCCGCATCAACCAGGCAGGAGAACAACATGCGGGTGAAGAACGCTAATTGGAAAATCGTTCGATCCTTACGGGGGCTCATCAGCTTTGGTGGACTCTAGCGGTCAGGTAATTGAATCTCTTCCCGCCATGCCGAAAGCAGATTGGGAATGCTCGCCGCCAGTCGTTCCTTCAAGGCGCTGCGTCCGCCCGGATCGTATCCGTTGGCCAAGCCGGCATGATGTCCGGCGATGCAGTACGCCAACACACGTCCCAAGTGCAGCAGCCTGAAGTGCTCAACGGCGACTTTAGCGCCTGCCGTGGAATGATCCATGCGGCCATAATCACCGGTCAAACGTCCCTGGAACTCGTTTGTATATTTGCCAAGATCATGCAGTAATCCGGCAACCAGCCCCATGTCTTGAGCAGCAAAGCGTTCAGCAAAATTCGCGGTAAGCCGCCCAACGGCGTTGAGATGATCGCTGAGTAACTGCCAATCGTCTTGATTCATCGAATCTGTTGAATGTGCGTAGAACATGAATACCTCACATAGTTTTTGAAAGCTGACAAACCCGGCAAAATCGCCATAATGGCTTTTCAAATCCCAGTTTTGGAGAGCACCGTATGAACAAACTGATTATTTTCGATACGACCCTGCGCGATGGCGAACAAAGTCCGGGCGCGTCGATGACTAAGGAAGAGAAAGTCCGCATCGCCAAGATGTTGGAGCGGATGAAGGTCGACGTCATCGAAGCGGGCTTTCCCATCGCCAGTCCCGGCGACTTTGAAGCAGTGCGAGCCGTCGCTCGGGCGGTCAGGGACAGCACGGTATGTGGTCTGGCGCGCGCTTCCGAGGTGGACATCGACCAGGCCGGAGAAGCGCTGAAAGAGGCGGCAAGTTGTCGCGTCCATACTTTCATCGCCACCTCGCCGATTCACATGAAAATGAAGCTGCGGCTGGAGCCGGATCAAGTGTTGGAACGCGCGGTTGAAGCGGTGCGCCGCGCCCGGCGCTGGACCGATGACGTGGAATTCTCCGCCGAAGACGCGGGCCGTTCGGAACTCGATTTCCTGTGCCGGATCACTGAAGCGGTGATTGACGCCGGCGCGCGCACCATCAATATCCCTGACACGGTCGGCTACAACGTCCCCGAACAGTTCGCCCACACCATCCAGAGCCTGCTGGAACGGGTGCCGAACGCGGATAAAGCCATCTTCTCCGTACATTGCCATAACGACCTGGGCCTGGCGGTGGCTAATTCTCTGGCGGCGGTCATGGCGGGGGCGCGGCAGGTGGAATGCACCATCAACGGTCTGGGCGAGCGCGCGGGCAACGCCTCGCTGGAAGAAATCGTCATGACCGTGCGCACCCGGCGCGATGTGTTTAACCTGGAGACCGGCATCGACACCACGCAAATCGTGCCCGCATCCCGACTGGTCGCCAACATCACCGGCTTCCCGGTGCAGCCCAACAAAGCCATCGTCGGGGCTAACGCTTTCGCCCACGAGTCCGGCATCCACCAGGACGGCGTGCTTAAACACCGCGAAACCTATGAAATCATGCGCGCCGAGGATGTCGGCTGGAGCGCCAACCGCATGGTCATGGGCAAGCATTCAGGCCGCAACGCCTTCCGCACCCGGCTGGAGGAACTGGGCGTCAATTTCGCCACGGAGGAAGAATTAAACGCCGCTTTCGCCCGCTTCAAGGAACTGGCCGACAAAAAGCACGAGATTTACGACGAGGACTTGCAAGCGCTAGTCACCGATGCCTATCTGACCGCAGAAAACGAGCGGGTGAAGTTGCTTTATCTGCGTGTTTGTTCCGAAACCGGCGAGACGCCCAAGGCGCAAGTCACTTTGTCCGTGGATGGCGAAGAGCGCAGCGCGACCGCCGAGGGTGGCGGGCCGGTGGACGCCGCATTCAAGGCCATCGAGAGCATTTTGCAAACGGGCACGGACTTATTGCTGTATTCGGTGAACAACATCACCAGCGGTACCGATGCGCAGGGTGAAGTGACCGTGCGGGTCTCCAAGCAAGGGCGCATCCTCAATGGCCAAGGCGCGGACACCGACATCGTGATCGCTTCGGCGAAAGCCTACGTGAATGTGTTGAACAAAGTGCTGCAACCGATTGAACGGGCGCATCCGCAATTGTTGTAATGGCTGTAATGACTGATAAACGCCTCTACCTGGAAGCTCTGGACATTCCGTTGTGGCTGCCGCGAGCCAACCACCCCGGCGCTGCGCGCCACTCCTCCTTGACCAAAGAGGGGAATTCAGAAAATGACATTCTTCGCCCGGTGGAGGAGAGCTTGAAGACGCAGGCATCCGATGCCCCTCACCCTGTGGGAGAAGGATTGGGGGTGAGGGCGGAGACGGGCGGAGGAAACCCGGAATTGCCTCCTCCCGATGACTGGAATCCACCGATAGACGACAATTGGGAGCCGGTTTTTGAACTGGACGCCGACGATATCCCGGATGCGCCTCCTGTAATGAGCCGCGAGGCGCGCATCGCTCGGATGGACTGGGAGGAGTTGATCACCGAAACCCGCCAATGCACCGCCTGTGAATTATGCGGAACCCGCACGCAAGTCGTATTCGGCGTCGGCGATCATCAAGCCGAATGGCTGGTCATCGGCGAAGCGCCGGGAGCCGATGAAGACCGACAGGGCGAACCTTTCGTTGGACGAGCCGGCAAGCTGCTGAATCCCATGTTGTTGGCGATTGGCCTGAAACGCGAGCAGGTTTATATCGCGAATATTTTGAAATGCCGTCCGCCGGATAACCGCGAACCGACGCCGATGGAAGCGGCGAAATGCCGCCCGTTCTTGCAACGGCAAATCGAACTGATTCGACCCCGCATTATTCTGGCGGTGGGGCGGGTCGCGGCGCAGAACCTGCTGGAAACCGACACGCAAATCGGCAAATTACGCGGTCGCGTCCATCGCTTTGGGCCGACGCGCATTCCCGTAGTGGTCACCTACCACCCGGCTTACTTGTTGCGTTCACCCCGCGAAAAACGCAAAGCTTGGGATGATCTGCGTTTAGCCCGTCGCACTCTGGCGGCTGAACCGCCTGCTCCAACCGGAAAGTTTGCCGATTTATGAGCGCATTACCCAGGATCGCACCGCGAGAACAGGCCAGCGTCAGCCAGTTCCGCAAGATGCTCTACGCTGATTTGCGGGAAATTCTCGCGATTGAACGACGGGCTTATGACTTTTGCTGGACCGAGACCATTTTCCGCGACTGCATCCGGGCTGACTATCACTGCCGGGTGCTGGAAGTACCGCACAGCTTCATTCAAGCCTACGGGGTCATGTCGACTGCCGCCAACGAAGCACATATCTTCAATGTGTGCGTACGCCCGGAATTGCAGAGACGCGGCCTAGCGCGGCGGATGCTCGATCATTTGCTGGAACGAGCGCACACCGTGCAAACCCAAACCGTTTTCCTGGAAGTCCGCGCTTCCAACGCCGCCGCATTGCGGCTCTACCAGTCCGCCGGTTTCTGCGAAATTGGCGTTCGGCATGGCTACTACCCTGCCGCCAAAGATCGGGAAGACGCCATCGTGATGGCCAGGGAACTCTGACGGATCTTCCCCAATTTATTAGGCTGAGGGGAAGACCAGTCGGTGATTATCCATGCGGTGGAAGAGTCGCGCCGCATCTTCGAACGGATGATGAGCTACATCATCTACCACATCGCCATGAGCATCGACATCATGGTGTTCGTGGTGTTGGCCAGCATCGACAAGTTTCGCTACTCATGCCGGGGCATTCCTCGAACACACCAATGCCTCCGCGCAACCCGCGTCTGGAGCGTAGCGTTTTTTCATCGTTTCCCCTCGCCCACAAGCGGGTAAGGGGGGCTTGGGGAGCGGGACTCAAGAGGGCAGATGGCCGACCGCTAGATTATCGATCAGCCGCGCCCGACCGAGCCAGGCGGCGGCGAAAATCCGTAAATCAACCGCCATATCTTCGGGAGTAGGCCGTTGCAGGGTCTCAGCGTGACGGATTTCAAAATAATCGGGGCGGAAGCCCACCGCCCTGAGTTGCGCCCTGGCGTCCTCCTCCAAAATCGCAACATCCCGTTCGCCCTGTCGCCAGCGCTCCGCTGTGGTCTGTAACATGGCGTACAGGGTGGGAGCAACCGCCCGCTGTTCGGCAGACAGGTAGCCATTGCGCGAACTCATCGCCAAGCCATCCTCTTCCCGCACGGTAGGCACGCCGACAATCTGGATCGGTATATTCAGGTCAGCGGTCATTCGGCGGATGACCATCAGTTGCTGCCAGTCCTTTTCGCCAAATACCGCGATGTCCGGTTGCACCATATTGAAAAGCTTGGTAACGACTGTGGCGACGCCCCCAAAATGGATGGGGCGGCTGGCTCCGCATAGTACGGTGGTGAATCCCGGCACGATCACCTGAGTCATGTCCTCCAAAGGGCGCGGATAAATGTCGGCCAGGTCCGGGGCGAACAGCAGGTCGAGTCGAGCTTCCTCCAGCTGACGGCTGTCCTCGTCCAGGGTGCGCGGATAGCCCGCGTAATCCTCATTCGGCCCAAACTGCATTGGGTTGACAAAGATGCTGGCGACGGTGCGCGGCGCGCATTGCCGCGCCCGTTCCACCAAGCGGATATGCCCACGATGCAGATTGCCCATGGTGGGCGCGAAAGCGACTTCTTCACCGGAGCGCCGCCAGGCGGCGACCTGGGTGCGCAGTTCGGTCAGGGTATGCACAGTCCGCATGAAAAGCGCTCCTCAACAATCAGGCAATGCAGTGCTCGGGGCCGGGAAATTCGCCGGTTTTGACCGTGCGCACATAGGTTTCCACCGCCGTTTGCAAGCTGTCGCAGCCGGTCAGAAAGTTCTTGGAGAACCGGGGGCGATGGCCTTGGGTGATGCCCAGCATGTCGTAGCTGACGAGCACCTGGGCATCGCAATGCGGGCCAGCGCCGATGCCGATCAGCGGAATCGCCAGCGCCTCGGTCAACCGCGCCGCCAGTTCCGCCGGGATGCATTCCACCAGCGCCACGTCCGCGCCAGCATCCTGCAAGGCCAGCGCTTCGTCGATCATTTGCCGGGCGGCGGCTTCCTCGCGACCCTGCACCTTGTAACCGCCCAGTTTGTGGATTGACTGCGGCAACAAACCCAGATGGGCACAGACCGGGATACCGTTGCGGCTGAGTTGGCGCACGGTGTCCGCCAGCCAGCCGCCGCCTTCCAGCTTGACCATCTGCGCGCCGCCTTCCTGCATCAACCGGGCCGCGCTGTACACGGCTTGTTCGACCGTGGGGTAGCTGGCAAAGGGCATGTCCGCCATGACCAAGGCGGTCTGACAGCCTCGCGCCACCAGGCGGGTATGATAGATCATATCTTCCAGCGTCACTGGCACCGTGGTGCGCTGCCCCTGAATGACCATGCCCAGCGAATCGCCGACCAGGATAACCTCCACGCCCGCCGTCTCCAACAACGCCGCGAAACTGGCGTCGTAGGCAGTCAGCACCGCGAATTTTTCCCCGTCGCGCTTCATCTTTGCCAGGGTCGTGACCGTAATCGGCTTGCGAGTCGATGCGTCTTTGTACATGGCGTACTCTACATGGAGCCATCCGAAATGACGAATGGAGTCAGGATGGCGGGTTTAAGTAAGGTTTCATTGGAAGTGGCTTTGGCGGCGTTATCGTAACCGGTTCGTTTGCAATGTCCAGACGCACGATGCTTTGAGACGGACAATTTCTGAGTAGCATCGTCAACTTTCCCTGTCCGATGATCGTCAAATCAGGCGCAATGTCATACAAGGGATACAAAACGAAGGCGCGTTGATGCAGGCGAGGATGCGGTAAGGTCAGTCGGGGATCGTTGCGGGTGATGGAACCGTAAAGTAGCAGATCCAGATCCAGGGTGCGCGGCCCCCAGCGTTCAGCGCGGATTCTTCCCTGGGCGTTTTCCAGCGCCTGGAGCGCGGCCAGCAAGGCATCCGGGGTCAACGTGGTTTCCAGGGCGGCGACGGCGTTGAGGTAGTCGGGTTGACCCGATGGCCCGCCGACCGGGGCGGTGCGGTACCAGGGCGAACACACCGTCAACCGGCTGACGGGGAGGGTGGCCAACCCCTGAAGCGCGCGTCGAACCTGGTGCGCTGGGTCGTGCAGATTGCTGCCAATGCCGA is a window from the Gammaproteobacteria bacterium genome containing:
- a CDS encoding 2-isopropylmalate synthase, with translation MNKLIIFDTTLRDGEQSPGASMTKEEKVRIAKMLERMKVDVIEAGFPIASPGDFEAVRAVARAVRDSTVCGLARASEVDIDQAGEALKEAASCRVHTFIATSPIHMKMKLRLEPDQVLERAVEAVRRARRWTDDVEFSAEDAGRSELDFLCRITEAVIDAGARTINIPDTVGYNVPEQFAHTIQSLLERVPNADKAIFSVHCHNDLGLAVANSLAAVMAGARQVECTINGLGERAGNASLEEIVMTVRTRRDVFNLETGIDTTQIVPASRLVANITGFPVQPNKAIVGANAFAHESGIHQDGVLKHRETYEIMRAEDVGWSANRMVMGKHSGRNAFRTRLEELGVNFATEEELNAAFARFKELADKKHEIYDEDLQALVTDAYLTAENERVKLLYLRVCSETGETPKAQVTLSVDGEERSATAEGGGPVDAAFKAIESILQTGTDLLLYSVNNITSGTDAQGEVTVRVSKQGRILNGQGADTDIVIASAKAYVNVLNKVLQPIERAHPQLL
- a CDS encoding uracil-DNA glycosylase, which translates into the protein MTDKRLYLEALDIPLWLPRANHPGAARHSSLTKEGNSENDILRPVEESLKTQASDAPHPVGEGLGVRAETGGGNPELPPPDDWNPPIDDNWEPVFELDADDIPDAPPVMSREARIARMDWEELITETRQCTACELCGTRTQVVFGVGDHQAEWLVIGEAPGADEDRQGEPFVGRAGKLLNPMLLAIGLKREQVYIANILKCRPPDNREPTPMEAAKCRPFLQRQIELIRPRIILAVGRVAAQNLLETDTQIGKLRGRVHRFGPTRIPVVVTYHPAYLLRSPREKRKAWDDLRLARRTLAAEPPAPTGKFADL
- the rimI gene encoding ribosomal protein S18-alanine N-acetyltransferase, which gives rise to MSALPRIAPREQASVSQFRKMLYADLREILAIERRAYDFCWTETIFRDCIRADYHCRVLEVPHSFIQAYGVMSTAANEAHIFNVCVRPELQRRGLARRMLDHLLERAHTVQTQTVFLEVRASNAAALRLYQSAGFCEIGVRHGYYPAAKDREDAIVMAREL
- a CDS encoding pantoate--beta-alanine ligase, which translates into the protein MRTVHTLTELRTQVAAWRRSGEEVAFAPTMGNLHRGHIRLVERARQCAPRTVASIFVNPMQFGPNEDYAGYPRTLDEDSRQLEEARLDLLFAPDLADIYPRPLEDMTQVIVPGFTTVLCGASRPIHFGGVATVVTKLFNMVQPDIAVFGEKDWQQLMVIRRMTADLNIPIQIVGVPTVREEDGLAMSSRNGYLSAEQRAVAPTLYAMLQTTAERWRQGERDVAILEEDARAQLRAVGFRPDYFEIRHAETLQRPTPEDMAVDLRIFAAAWLGRARLIDNLAVGHLPS
- the panB gene encoding 3-methyl-2-oxobutanoate hydroxymethyltransferase produces the protein MYKDASTRKPITVTTLAKMKRDGEKFAVLTAYDASFAALLETAGVEVILVGDSLGMVIQGQRTTVPVTLEDMIYHTRLVARGCQTALVMADMPFASYPTVEQAVYSAARLMQEGGAQMVKLEGGGWLADTVRQLSRNGIPVCAHLGLLPQSIHKLGGYKVQGREEAAARQMIDEALALQDAGADVALVECIPAELAARLTEALAIPLIGIGAGPHCDAQVLVSYDMLGITQGHRPRFSKNFLTGCDSLQTAVETYVRTVKTGEFPGPEHCIA
- the folK gene encoding 2-amino-4-hydroxy-6-hydroxymethyldihydropteridine diphosphokinase; the protein is MPSVRAYIGIGSNLHDPAHQVRRALQGLATLPVSRLTVCSPWYRTAPVGGPSGQPDYLNAVAALETTLTPDALLAALQALENAQGRIRAERWGPRTLDLDLLLYGSITRNDPRLTLPHPRLHQRAFVLYPLYDIAPDLTIIGQGKLTMLLRNCPSQSIVRLDIANEPVTITPPKPLPMKPYLNPPS
- a CDS encoding helix-turn-helix domain-containing protein — protein: MLAALSERPRVGLPPALTGKQAAFLVALACSTPPAGRCQWTLQLLADRFMELRPIEAISRESVRRILKKTTSNPGNVKNGVFPVSVPIMFGIWRMCWTCTPNPMILNTPKCASMKVRCN